One window of the Nicotiana tabacum cultivar K326 chromosome 4, ASM71507v2, whole genome shotgun sequence genome contains the following:
- the LOC107770040 gene encoding zinc finger CCCH domain-containing protein 25: MNPLTLVKRIQNINAKEASLGISDEASWHAKYKDSAYIFVGGIPFDLTEGDLLAVFAQYGEVVDVNLVRDKGTGKSKGFAFLAYEDQRSTTLAVDNLNGAQILGRIIRVDHVTNYKKKEEEDEETERKKREERGVCRAFQKGECNRGAACKFSHDEQRAANTGWGAEEDRQSKRWSHDGFEDSKKDKKFGQLSRPPRPDHQEKVKVSDKDPRNSKARISDVERHYEQRDLSARDHYKIDIEQHRSELKGKDGNYKEDLDRSHVERRSRRYDDVGNSGEDTERKSRKHDGVPTSKGYDNRRDERREKRYESESYHAEKRDSRDWDKRARLHRDGRDEEDRSQRPRR, translated from the exons ATGAATCCGTTGACGCTAGTGAAGCGTATTCAGAATATTAATGCAAAAGAAGCATCTTTGGGGATCTCAGATGAAGCATCCTGGCATGCCAAATACAAAGACTCAGCTTACATATTCGTTGGCGGCATACCTTTTGACCTCACTGAAGGAGATCTCCTTGCCGTTTTTGCTCA GTACGGAGAGGTTGTTGATGTTAATCTCGTTAGAGATAAAGGTACTGGGAAGTCAAAAGGTTTCGCCTTTCTTGCATATGAGGATCAAAGGAGCACAACTCTTGCTGTGG ATAATCTAAATGGTGCACAAATTTTGGGGAGAATAATCAGAGTAGACCACGTTACCAattacaaaaagaaagaagaagaggatGAAGAGACAGAGAGGAAAAAGAGGGAGGAGCGAGGAGTCTGCCGTGCTTTCCAGAAGGGTGAATGCAACCGGGGAGCTGCGTGCAAATTCTCTCACGATGAGCAG AGAGCTGCAAACACAGGCTGGGGTGCTGAGGAAGATCGACAATCTAAGAGATGGTCGCATGACGGGTTTGAGGATTCTAAGAAGGATAAGAAATTTGGGCAATTGAGTCGGCCTCCACGGCCTGATCACCAGGAAAAGGTCAAAGTCTCTGATAAAGATCCAAGAAATTCTAAAGCAAGAATCAGTGATGTAGAAAGGCACTACGAGCAGAGAGATTTGAGTGCAAGAGATCATTATAAGATAGATATCGAGCAGCACAGGTCAGAGCTAAAAGGAAAGGATGGTAATTACAAAGAAGATCTGGATAGGTCACATGTGGAGAGAAGATCTAGGAGGTATGATGATGTAGGGAACTCAGGGGAAGATACTGAgagaaaatcaagaaagcatgATGGTGTACCGACCTCAAAGGGATATGATAATAGGAGAgatgaaagaagagaaaaaagatatGAATCTGAATCTTATCATGCAGAAAAAAGAGATAGCAGGGACTGGGACAAACGAGCTCGCCTCCACCGTGatggaagagatgaagaagatcGGAGCCAAAGACCACGTAGATAA
- the LOC107770042 gene encoding uncharacterized protein LOC107770042, with amino-acid sequence MSPPLKINRDSCHIKKPSFEQQQRNPVIIYTHSPKIIRTHPRDFMALVQKLTGFSRSEKDLSSSPKSEPNNYHDYNGNNDFKGGVFANVENNSISYNNAGNIQLVSEIKDTNSENDNHNDFGDITDQADFLCSAQSLFNYTDSLFFMPSMKEFPDY; translated from the coding sequence ATGAGCCCTCCATTGAAGATCAACAGGGACTCTTGTCACATCAAGAAACCATCATTTGAGCAGCAACAACGCAATCCAGTTATAATTTACACTCATTCTCCCAAAATAATTCGTACCCATCCACGTGATTTTATGGCATTAGTCCAAAAACTCACTGGCTTTTCTCGTTCGGAAAAAGACCTCTCATCTTCGCCTAAGTCCGAGCCAAATAATTACCATGATTACAATGGTAACAATGATTTTAAAGGTGGGGTTTTTGCGAATGTTGAAAATAACAGCATCAGTTACAATAATGCAGGGAATATCCAGTTGGTTAGTGAAATTAAAGATACAAATAGTGAAAATGATAATCATAATGATTTTGGAGATATTACTGATCAAGCTGATTTTTTGTGCTCAGCTCAATCACTCTTTAATTACACGGATTCCTTGTTCTTCATGCCCAGTATGAAGGAGTTTCCAGATTATTGA
- the LOC107770039 gene encoding uncharacterized protein LOC107770039, which produces MAMVSKTRNMLEGLVKDGSFKWLTKNPSSLDEDLEEMGSSSTGKNWLPELSPVANVVIRKCSKILDISMSQLQENFDAEASDSIKHKSQYARNFLEYCCFRALALSIQVNGYLGDKLFRRLTFDMMVAWEFPAASSQPFASMDEDVTAGSEAFSRIASAVPIIANVIVTDSIFGVLTSSTGGRLLFSVYDKYLTNLERAIKKFKSQSESSHLSALRAARGEKILELDGTVTTQPVLEHVGISAWPGRLTFTNHAVYFEALRVVSYDKAKIYDLSDDLNQIVKPELTGPWGTRLFDKAVLYKSVSLSEPVIMEFPELKGHTRRDYWLAIIREVLHVHQFILKFQITGIERDEVLLKAIFGILRVQALKDMSAKHPLCYEDLLMFNVCDQLPGGDLILETIANRSTVRELERTNSPKPKNRMYSISASALASNLGFVFGTSSHVPNETGIVVGEIAVGEMTPLERAVKESRSNYKKVVQAQATVDGVKVDGLDTNLAVMKELLSPMMQLGNWILFLAYWEDPFKSMIFCSVFSYIIVRGWLCYAFALLLTFFAVFLVITRCLCQGKTVDELKVITPPPMNAMEQLLAVQTAISQAEEVIQDGNIVLLKFRALLLSIFPQASEKLVGALLVSALVMAFLPTRYIILLSFLELFTRYSPLRKASTERWARRLREWWFSIPAAPVVLERAKEDKKKR; this is translated from the exons atggctaTGGTTAGCAAAACCAGAAATATGCTGGAGGGTTTGGTTAAAGATGGGTCATTTAAATGGTTGACAAAAAACCCGAGTTCACTTGATGAAGATTTAGAGGAGATGGGCTCTTCATCCACTGGCAAGAACTGGTTGCCTGAGCTATCTCCTGTTGCAAATGTCGTTATCCGAAAATGCTCAAA AATCCTTGATATTTCCATGAGTCAacttcaagaaaactttgatgCAGAGGCTTCTGATTCCATAAAGCATAAATCTCAGTATGCTAGGAACTTTTTGGAATACTGTTGCTTCAGGGCTCTTGCCTTGTCTATACAAGTAAATGGTTACCTTGGCGACAAACTGTTTCGACGCCTTACATTTGACATGATGGTTGCATGGGAGTTTCCAGCAGCTTCTAGCCAGCCTTTCGCCAGT ATGGATGAAGACGTCACTGCTGGCTCAGAGGCTTTTTCCCGTATTGCTTCAGCAGTTCCTATAATTGCCAATGTGATAGTTACTGATAGCATTTTCGGTGTGCTTACGTCGTCAACAGGGGGTCGACTTCTTTTCTCAGTTTATGATAAGTACCTGACTAATTTGGAAAG GGCTATTAAAAAATTTAAGAGCCAGTCTGAGTCGTCCCATCTTTCTGCCTTACGTGCAGCAAGAGGGGAGAAAATTCTGGAGCTGGATGGCACTGTGACAACCCAGCCGGTGCTTGAACACGTGGGAATTTCGGCATGGCCTG GTCGGCTGACTTTCACAAATCATGCTGTCTACTTTGAGGCACTTCGTGTTGTGTCTTACGACAAGGCAAAGATATATGATCTGTCAGATGATCTAAACCAGATTGTTAAACCGGAGCTAACTGGACCATGGGGCACAAGACTCTTTGATAAAGCAGTCTTGTATAAATCAGTTTCCTT GTCAGAACCTGTTATAATGGAGTTTCCTGAGCTTAAAGGACATACACGCCGTGATTATTGGTTAGCAATTATTCGGGAAGTTCTACATGTGCATCAATTCATACTTAAGTTCCAGATTACTGGAATAGAGCGTGATGAGGTGCTTCTGAAAGCTATATTTGGTATATTGCGAGTACAAGCTCTGAAGGATATGAGCGCTAAACATCCACTTTGTTATGAGGATCTTCTTATGTTCAATGTATGTGATCAGCTTCCTGGGGGAGACCTTATACTAGAAACAATTGCAAATAGGTCAACTGTGAGGGAATTGGAGCGGACAAACTCTCCCAAACCTAAAAACAGAATGTACTCAATTTCGGCTTCAGCCTTGGCTTCCAACCTGGGTTTTGTTTTCGGAACAAGTTCTCATGTTCCTAATGAGACAGGAATTGTTGTGGGTGAAATTGCTGTGGGGGAGATGACTCCCTTGGAAAGAGCAGTTAAGGAATCCAGAAGCAACTATAAAAAAGTAGTGCAAGCACAAGCTACAGTAGATGGAGTGAAAGTTGATGGTCTTGACACCAACTTGGCAGTGATGAAG GAGTTGCTCTCTCCTATGATGCAGCTTGGAAATTGGATTCTTTTTCTGGCTTACTGGGAAGACCCTTTTAAGTCTATGATTTTCTGCTCGGTTTTCTCATACATTATTGTCAG GGGATGGCTGTGCTATGCCTTTGCACTACTGCTCACTTTTTTTGCTGTCTTTTTGGTAATAACTCGCTGTTTATGTCAAGGCAAGACAGTTGATGAACTAAAAGTAATAACTCCACCACCAATGAATGCCATGGAGCAACTTTTGGCTGTCCAAACTGCAATATCTCAAGCTGAAGAAGTGATACAGGACGGAAACATCGTTCTTCTCAAGTTCCGCGCGTTACTTTTGTCCATCTTCCCACAG GCAAGCGAGAAGTTAGTGGGTGCTCTTTTGGTCTCGGCACTAGTTATGGCATTCTTACCTACGAGATACATAATCCTTCTGAGTTTCCTGGAACTCTTCACAAGATACTCACCTCTTCGGAAAGCAAGCACAGAAAGATGGGCTAGGAGACTAAGGGAGTGGTGGTTCAGTATCCCAGCAGCTCCTGTAGTTCTTGAAAGAGCCaaagaagacaaaaagaagagATGA